The proteins below are encoded in one region of Brachyspira intermedia PWS/A:
- a CDS encoding TraB/GumN family protein, translating to MDTKIIDNIDSKVLRYKNIFAIPSIHSRVYFSLAVREAFEKFKPDIVAVEHPANFADSLREAVSRLPFVSLIIREIEDEAVYIPIDPCDSIIEAVRLAIDEEIPFFPIDKDITSINTNSHYLMPDDYVMKNIGLEKFYNEVKNNYIFHKDESDEEREIFMAKNLHELSKKYNKILLVIGMSHWENIVSILQKLDDEKLDNKAKEEIINKKFSEDDEEYIYSEPKIYNVHKESLNKMLGEFPFTTYMYELYRNGELETFDKIHIIETIFKEAKMRYKLPISLLQQKNMMKYLRNLCLLDNYIIPDYIDMLTAAKCMINNDYALEVMEGMEYYPHYTEEDENYPTIKLNRDPSTNGMEGMLKDKKIKLHKYDNVWKTSFKKVNVTTRPSEKYEGEWEDVWNKRTNLLSHVPEDILMEKHMNILRDKIRNMLTEDKARIEPFTVSIKDGIDMRETIRNYYKNEIYVREIPKIKGNIGHMVVIFDDEHDEDYDWNIVWYSEAHDDSDLILYSTEPGNTLVGPGISKCYFGGYASLMPPQAPHDVWRMYKHLKKEGIVRNYADLLLYTAIIYSVDKYLGYVAPNPPSNILKEFAKKNSVEIVYVPLTTFSSETLRKLRHFHVLGNKRLRKIADDYII from the coding sequence ATGGATACAAAAATAATAGATAATATAGATTCTAAAGTCTTAAGGTATAAAAATATATTTGCAATACCTTCAATACATTCTAGAGTTTATTTTTCATTAGCTGTAAGAGAGGCTTTTGAAAAATTTAAACCGGATATTGTAGCGGTAGAACATCCTGCTAATTTTGCTGATTCTTTAAGAGAGGCTGTAAGCAGACTTCCATTTGTAAGTTTGATAATAAGAGAAATTGAAGATGAAGCTGTTTATATACCTATAGACCCTTGTGATTCTATAATAGAAGCTGTTCGTCTTGCTATTGATGAGGAAATACCGTTTTTTCCTATAGATAAAGATATAACTTCAATAAACACTAACTCTCATTATCTTATGCCTGATGATTATGTGATGAAAAATATAGGCCTTGAGAAATTTTATAATGAAGTTAAAAATAATTATATATTTCATAAAGATGAATCAGATGAAGAGAGAGAAATATTCATGGCTAAGAATCTTCATGAACTCTCTAAAAAATACAATAAAATACTTCTTGTTATAGGAATGTCGCATTGGGAAAATATTGTATCCATATTACAAAAGCTTGATGATGAAAAATTAGATAATAAAGCAAAAGAAGAAATAATAAATAAAAAATTTTCAGAAGATGATGAAGAATATATATATTCAGAACCTAAAATATATAATGTACATAAAGAATCATTAAATAAAATGCTTGGTGAGTTTCCATTCACAACTTATATGTACGAATTATATAGAAACGGAGAATTAGAAACTTTTGACAAGATACATATAATAGAAACAATTTTTAAAGAAGCAAAGATGAGATATAAACTTCCAATATCATTGCTTCAGCAAAAAAATATGATGAAGTATTTAAGGAATTTATGTCTTCTTGATAATTATATCATACCGGATTATATAGATATGCTAACGGCAGCAAAATGCATGATAAACAATGATTATGCATTAGAAGTAATGGAAGGTATGGAATATTATCCGCATTACACTGAAGAAGATGAGAACTACCCTACCATAAAATTAAATAGAGATCCAAGCACAAACGGTATGGAAGGAATGCTCAAAGATAAAAAAATAAAACTTCATAAATATGATAATGTATGGAAAACATCTTTCAAAAAAGTTAATGTTACAACTCGTCCTAGTGAAAAATACGAAGGAGAATGGGAAGATGTTTGGAATAAAAGAACTAATCTTCTTTCCCATGTACCAGAAGATATACTTATGGAAAAGCATATGAATATACTTAGGGATAAAATAAGAAATATGCTTACTGAGGACAAGGCAAGAATAGAACCTTTCACTGTAAGTATTAAAGATGGTATTGATATGCGTGAAACTATAAGAAATTATTATAAAAATGAAATATATGTCAGAGAGATTCCAAAAATCAAAGGTAATATAGGACATATGGTTGTAATATTCGATGATGAACATGATGAAGATTATGATTGGAATATAGTCTGGTATAGCGAAGCCCATGACGACAGCGATTTAATATTATACTCTACAGAACCGGGAAATACTCTTGTAGGCCCCGGAATATCTAAATGCTATTTTGGAGGTTATGCTTCTTTAATGCCACCTCAGGCTCCGCATGATGTTTGGAGAATGTATAAGCATTTAAAAAAAGAGGGAATAGTTAGAAATTATGCTGACTTACTTTTATACACTGCCATAATATATTCTGTTGATAAGTATTTGGGTTATGTTGCTCCTAATCCTCCTTCAAATATATTAAAAGAATTTGCTAAAAAGAATTCTGTTGAAATAGTTTATGTTCCGCTCACCACTTTTTCAAGCGAGACTCTAAGAAAGTTAAGACATTTCCATGTACTTGGTAATAAAAGACTTAGAAAAATTGCTGATGATTATATAATATAA
- a CDS encoding META domain-containing protein — MKKTLLLLSSLILLLSSCSQKNNENTNIFEALNGSEFYLTSNPKITIGFENSNVYGNASINRYFTSFSISNDQIILGTNIGATLMAGNEEDMKAEQEFLTDLGKANSVSLENDKLIIKTSENKELSFTKRSLNYNDLYGREFILENKYPEIGITIGFDTNKVYGFSGVNRYFAGYTLTNNNVISIGALGSTMMAGPEENMKAEQDFTTLLSEASNITLSMTNLEITTKSGEKLIFKDDSISSNKLLGRTFLLKNFYKYPNVEITMSFYGKENQVNGFSGVNTYKTSYTNINGNEVKFNGLAMTKMAGPEENMNAESDFSKYMENAKYMYLKGKELIIIANDATILRFVEDYFDVNEHSGKEFKLSNMLEGTEITLSITNNSFVGKSGVNNYNIPFEIKDGKITMSKTGISTLMAGPEADMQAEDEYLKLLNKANYISYNNNTLCIKTSDDDILLFNMVN; from the coding sequence ATGAAAAAAACACTATTATTACTATCATCTCTAATTTTACTACTATCATCATGCTCTCAAAAAAACAATGAAAACACAAACATATTTGAAGCATTAAATGGCAGTGAATTCTATCTTACAAGTAATCCTAAAATAACAATAGGATTTGAAAACAGCAATGTTTATGGAAATGCAAGCATAAACAGATATTTTACATCATTCAGCATTAGCAATGATCAAATAATTTTAGGTACAAATATAGGAGCAACATTAATGGCCGGAAACGAAGAAGATATGAAAGCAGAACAGGAATTTTTAACTGATTTAGGCAAAGCTAACTCTGTTTCATTAGAAAATGATAAATTAATAATAAAAACTTCTGAAAACAAAGAATTATCTTTCACAAAAAGAAGTTTAAATTACAATGATTTATATGGCAGAGAATTCATTCTTGAAAATAAATACCCTGAAATCGGTATAACAATAGGATTTGACACTAATAAAGTTTATGGTTTTTCTGGAGTTAATAGATACTTCGCAGGATATACTTTGACTAATAATAATGTAATATCAATAGGAGCATTAGGATCTACTATGATGGCAGGTCCTGAAGAAAATATGAAAGCAGAACAGGATTTTACAACATTACTTTCAGAAGCTTCTAATATAACATTATCAATGACTAATTTAGAAATAACTACAAAATCAGGTGAAAAATTAATATTTAAAGATGATTCCATATCAAGCAATAAATTATTAGGAAGAACATTTTTATTGAAAAATTTCTATAAATATCCTAATGTAGAAATAACTATGTCTTTTTATGGTAAAGAGAATCAAGTAAATGGTTTCTCTGGTGTCAATACTTACAAAACTTCATATACTAATATAAATGGCAATGAAGTTAAATTTAATGGTTTAGCTATGACTAAAATGGCTGGTCCTGAAGAAAATATGAATGCTGAATCAGATTTCTCAAAATATATGGAAAATGCTAAATATATGTACTTAAAAGGAAAAGAATTAATTATAATAGCTAATGATGCTACAATATTAAGATTCGTAGAAGACTATTTTGATGTTAATGAGCATTCAGGAAAAGAATTCAAATTATCAAATATGCTTGAAGGTACAGAAATAACTTTATCTATAACTAATAATTCATTTGTAGGAAAATCTGGAGTTAATAACTATAATATACCATTTGAAATAAAAGATGGTAAAATAACAATGAGTAAAACAGGAATATCAACTTTAATGGCAGGACCTGAAGCTGATATGCAAGCTGAAGATGAATATTTAAAACTTCTTAATAAAGCCAATTATATATCTTACAACAATAATACTTTATGCATAAAAACATCTGATGATGATATACTACTTTTTAACATGGTAAATTAA
- a CDS encoding penicillin-binding protein 1A — protein MVADIVLQPDVQAVELYKPTIPTKIYDIKGEVISEFFTEQRALVEYKDLPPQLIEAIISMEDNNFMSHFGIDIIGIFRGTIGNILTGRRARGASTLTQQVARNIVLKSTERTITRKLKEIWVTFQIEKRLTKEEIVTLYFNQIYFGHSVYGVQAASRFYFNKDVQNLDLAECAMLATLPPAPNAYSPINNPNISIARHKVVLNRMADLNFITRDEAKQAHKEFWESYTGKIGRRGSTAYSASIDRAPYVTEYVRRQLVNRYGEKALKEDGLKIYTTIDIEKQEAAQKLLTEALTEYNNKYEGGSMDIVNLYNRETIDKMKMLSILFNLPENTAYNKFNIAVRDTLNKYTTLPLALMSDIFGMEEVNDITMEVMKADEAELSRQIEGALVSIDPRNGYIVSMVGGSGFTARNQFNRATQARRQAGSAFKPFVYAASMDVTNYSPSTIVSDAPIGFVPEEGEDGEVWIPKNYSGNFKGDVSLRYALSASLNIATVNVLNYVGITNTIRYVEPIFKAEPDSDKSKRMFNHDLTLSLGTGLFTPLELTTGFAEFANEGKEVNPILIRYVTDRYGIVMDNFEDDLKKKITLRGGPKQVISKEVAYMISDILMGVLRGGTATSAMYEAKFTRRGAGKTGTSNDWKDAWFVGYTPELATGIWIGFDSFKYSLGNNQVGGRVAAPIWGKYMVEALKEVKPTWYKKPENVVSMQVCAISGKLPGPSCYSFQTDLFVQDKVPTDTCNVCSHYLEDSNELDNIIDSFLNY, from the coding sequence TTGGTTGCGGACATAGTTCTGCAGCCTGATGTTCAAGCCGTAGAATTATACAAACCTACAATACCTACAAAAATATATGATATAAAAGGTGAAGTAATATCTGAATTTTTCACAGAGCAAAGAGCATTAGTTGAATATAAAGATTTACCTCCTCAATTAATAGAAGCAATAATATCTATGGAAGATAATAATTTTATGTCGCATTTTGGAATAGATATTATAGGAATATTCAGAGGTACAATAGGAAACATATTAACCGGAAGAAGAGCAAGAGGTGCAAGTACATTAACTCAGCAGGTTGCTAGAAACATAGTATTAAAATCTACAGAAAGAACAATAACAAGAAAATTAAAAGAGATATGGGTTACTTTCCAAATAGAAAAAAGACTTACTAAAGAAGAAATAGTTACTTTATATTTCAATCAAATATATTTCGGACACTCTGTATACGGAGTTCAGGCAGCAAGCAGATTTTATTTTAACAAAGATGTACAAAATTTAGATTTAGCAGAATGTGCAATGCTTGCTACACTTCCGCCAGCTCCTAATGCATACTCCCCTATCAATAATCCTAATATATCAATAGCAAGACATAAAGTTGTTCTTAATAGAATGGCTGATTTAAATTTCATAACTAGAGACGAAGCTAAACAAGCACATAAAGAATTTTGGGAATCATATACAGGAAAGATAGGAAGAAGAGGATCTACTGCTTATAGTGCATCAATAGACAGAGCTCCTTATGTTACTGAATATGTTAGAAGACAATTAGTAAATAGATATGGTGAAAAAGCATTAAAAGAAGACGGATTAAAAATATACACTACTATAGATATAGAAAAACAGGAAGCTGCTCAAAAATTATTAACAGAAGCACTTACAGAATATAACAATAAATATGAAGGCGGTTCTATGGATATAGTTAATCTATATAATAGAGAAACTATAGATAAAATGAAAATGCTTTCCATATTATTTAATCTTCCTGAAAATACAGCTTATAATAAATTTAACATTGCTGTAAGAGATACTTTAAATAAATATACTACTTTGCCTTTGGCTTTAATGTCTGATATATTCGGAATGGAAGAAGTTAATGATATAACTATGGAAGTAATGAAAGCCGATGAGGCAGAACTTTCAAGACAGATTGAAGGTGCTTTGGTTTCAATAGACCCTAGAAACGGATATATTGTTTCAATGGTTGGAGGTTCAGGATTTACAGCTAGAAACCAATTCAACAGAGCTACTCAGGCAAGAAGACAGGCTGGAAGTGCTTTCAAACCTTTCGTATATGCCGCTTCAATGGATGTTACTAACTACAGTCCTTCAACTATCGTTAGTGATGCTCCTATAGGTTTTGTACCTGAAGAAGGAGAAGACGGAGAAGTTTGGATACCTAAAAACTATTCAGGTAATTTCAAAGGTGATGTAAGTTTAAGATATGCATTATCCGCATCATTAAATATAGCTACTGTTAATGTACTCAATTATGTAGGAATTACAAACACTATAAGATATGTAGAACCTATATTTAAAGCTGAACCTGATTCTGATAAATCTAAAAGAATGTTTAACCATGATTTAACATTGAGTTTAGGTACAGGATTATTTACACCATTAGAACTTACAACAGGTTTTGCTGAATTTGCCAACGAAGGAAAAGAAGTTAATCCTATACTTATAAGATATGTTACTGACAGATATGGAATAGTAATGGATAATTTTGAAGATGATTTAAAGAAAAAAATAACATTAAGAGGCGGTCCTAAACAAGTTATAAGCAAGGAAGTTGCCTACATGATAAGCGACATATTAATGGGAGTATTAAGAGGCGGTACTGCTACAAGTGCTATGTATGAAGCTAAATTCACAAGAAGAGGTGCTGGAAAAACAGGTACTTCTAATGACTGGAAAGATGCTTGGTTTGTAGGATATACTCCTGAACTTGCTACAGGTATATGGATTGGATTTGACTCATTCAAATATTCTTTAGGAAATAATCAGGTTGGAGGTAGAGTTGCTGCTCCTATATGGGGTAAATATATGGTAGAAGCATTAAAAGAAGTTAAACCTACTTGGTATAAAAAACCTGAAAATGTTGTTAGTATGCAGGTTTGTGCTATAAGCGGAAAATTACCAGGTCCTTCATGCTATTCTTTCCAAACGGACTTATTTGTACAGGATAAAGTACCTACAGACACTTGTAATGTATGTTCTCATTATTTGGAAGATTCTAATGAACTTGATAATATAATAGATTCATTCCTTAATTATTAA
- a CDS encoding GNAT family N-acetyltransferase: protein MCNIREAHIEDAENVVNYIVKVSDETNFMMSDSNERELDVKKEEEFLQSIQKSITTKMFLCEIDGEIIGICNLKGIDRKRVKHRVNLGISVLKKYWGNGIAKRLINYAVAYAKENSIKKIELTVRTDNERALKLYKSLGFFIEGEIKSFFCIDDIYYNCYIMGLFI from the coding sequence ATGTGTAATATAAGAGAAGCACATATAGAAGATGCTGAAAATGTTGTAAATTATATAGTGAAAGTGTCTGATGAAACTAATTTTATGATGTCTGATTCTAATGAAAGGGAATTAGATGTGAAAAAAGAGGAGGAATTTTTACAAAGCATACAAAAAAGCATAACAACTAAGATGTTTTTATGTGAAATAGACGGTGAAATTATCGGAATATGTAATTTGAAAGGTATTGATAGGAAAAGAGTAAAGCATAGAGTAAATTTAGGAATAAGCGTATTGAAAAAGTATTGGGGTAATGGTATAGCCAAAAGACTTATCAATTATGCTGTGGCCTATGCTAAAGAAAATTCTATAAAAAAGATAGAATTAACTGTCAGAACTGATAATGAAAGGGCGTTAAAACTGTATAAATCGCTTGGTTTTTTCATAGAAGGTGAGATAAAGAGCTTTTTTTGTATTGATGATATTTATTATAATTGCTATATAATGGGTTTATTTATTTAG